GTTTCAGAAAAATTTACATTTCTTTGACGTTATATTCACAATGCTTCAACACATAATCtctctttgatttatttttcattttattttcttggtACATAATAATTTTGTCCTtaaatgagaaagaaaacagaatttAGACTGTAGCATCTTCTTCTCTGTGACACAAACTtgggaaaaaacacagagagtgaagccaaaatCCAGATGAAAGACTTCTTACATGTGAAAAGGTCAAGTATGCAACAAATCATGACAGAGAGTCGGAACAGTCTGAAATTTTGAAGCAGCAGATTTGACCAGTTAGAGACGTAGGCAAGCGAATCAAGCTACtttggtaaaaacaaaaacaaaaagcaagtccCTCCTAACagataaaaagacaacaaatcaGGTTAGCAGTGTACCTCAGTAAAACCAATGTTTGACCTATATTCATGACTTGTATCATTGCTGAGCTGATGTCCAGGAAGTTCATTGACAACATAATAAAGCTGGGGTTGGTTATACTGGAAATGCTAACAAaagcaggctacactttgaaaatatgcaactGATCCCAAAGCCCCCGCCCCAAAAAGAAATGCACACTGCCTGAAAAGTGGAGACTTTCCCTGATTTGGTCCCTAACTGCTGACTATCGTCTCTGCTCCCAGCAACTTTATTTGTTGATGGCATTTGAGACGTGAAGAGGATCTCAACTAACCTTCAAGTCATTTTCAAGCCAAACAgcagaaaacattttcacactTGTTGCAGGTTCGAAAAGTAATATATATACGTTATGGATGTGTGAGCCGTGGACTGAGGCCTGCTGTGTGTTAGAAAGCCAGACGGCTGCTTCTTGGACTGGTTAATGAACCCAGCATTGTTACAGTATTCACGTCTGAAAGGGGCTTTGCTACATAAACCTCAAGAGAATAAAGATTTAGTTTGAGACACTGTCGTCCAAAAGAGACTTTTTAGACCCCAGTGacaaaagaaatgcaaaataaatttgtCAAGCCAAAGATTAAATCTAGCTTCGGTGTCTGCTCCCTCTTGTGTGAACACTTTATCGAGGGCCAGTGAGAGTCATTGCACAGATAAAGCCACATTTGCAAGACAGGGTTTATTGTCGCTTGACCATACAAAGAATGATGTCGATGACACTGAAACAAGTCGTACATAAATCAATTAGTCCACTTCACTACCATCAGGGATGAAGAAGGTTCACCCACACGCTCTTTATGATAAAGCTGACCAACCTAATGAGTGTGGCTGCTTCCTGCTGTAATGATTGCTGCTTATAGACAGATGTGATGGTAACCTAATCCTCTCTTTGTGCTGGCAGCCATTTGTCTCCAGCTAGCTCTCGCTAAACCAGAGGTCACAAGAGAGGGCACTTGGTGGCGTAACAAAATACATTTGGAAAGACACGTTGTAAAAGTGAGTACAATCAATCAATAGCACATAAAAACAACCATTTAGACAGGAGCACTGTTCTGAGCATGGTCTGTGGGAGATTGACAGGCTAAAATGAGTCTtatagccattttcagacaagAACTTAACCCTAGGGATTTTCCTGAAGAGTGAAAACGAAATGTCTTAGTCAACCTGTACCTAATTTCCTGTACCTGTTTCGGTCAGCACCCTCGTAAAATGTCCGGATAATCTCGGAATGGGTTAATGTAAGAAGACAGCAGGAAAAATGTTTGGAAAATtcacagcgagcgagtgggTGTGTCGATgaccaacacaaaaacaataaaacaacaaatatctcCGGATGAAAAACAGGTGCCAATCACAGGGAAGATGTCTACAAAGTTGTCAGCTTGGACACATTAGTTTTGTGGGCTTATGGTGATGTGGTCACCAAAACACATGGTTCCTATAGCGGAATGGATCTGTCATACCCTGCCTCCTACATGCTCTACTCAGTCCCCTGGatgtttcagacattttcccGTTGTTGAGAACGTGTCTTACTTTGACAATGTCCTCCTGTGCTCATCACACGTGAAAAACAAAccctggagaaagtccagacccagtTTTCCAGGACATtttccggagttcatgtctgaaaacagctgtagAGCTGTGACATCATGAAGCTGTTTCCCTATAAAGCTCAGTTTCAGGCTCCTGCATTCAGACCAACAAAGGCACAGAAtcaaacatacacagacaccCTCATTTCCAATGACTTGACCAACTgagacagaaaaaataaaaataaacacaccacCACAATGACTTTCCACAGTAAAATCCTGTCACACACAGTTAATACAGTAAGAGTAATGTCTTTGCTAAGCCTTTGAACTCATTGACAGGATATTCAAACTTGGGCTTAAGTTCTCTTGTCGTTGACTGTTCTTGATCCGGGGCCCAGCAAGGCCAGCAAATCAAGCAACTCAGAACAGAGCAGAGCCGGaaaatcttttaaaataaaataaagaagacTTTTGCTCTGTGTAGTCCAGGCAGATAGTTCATCATCAGAGTAGatttggaaaaaaacataatacatCCCCTCAAAATCCCTAACGGAACAGCAAATGCAATACATGTATTACATTTACAGTGTATCGTATTAAAACGCAATGCACTCccgttattttatatttctgttgttttatgatGTATATTCACTCTTCATTCAGTGAATACGTTTTTCCCATGTGCAGTAGCTCTCGTTTTCTCAGGGGTCAAATTGAATCTGGGAATTAATGATGGTGACTCAGATCAAATGACCAAATTAATTCACGTTTCCTTCAGTAACAACATCCAGTTTCCTGTATCGCTCGAGCACCACACAGCTTTTGTTTGAACTCCCAGTGCAGCTAATACCAGTTTGTCAACCCACAGCGTGCAACAATGCAAACATGAACTCAAACGCAACCTGCAGCCCTTGACCTAAAAGAAACGTTTCAATGTTACATGGTCCCCTTATACATGAAAGGAAAATGGTGCATAGGACTTGGTAAACATGGTCATGGATCTCTTTGGTTATCTAGACCAGACAATTCTGCATAGGATTCCATTCAATTTCACAGTATCTTCTTCCTTTAACTTGCCCCGAAGCTTCATGCATTATTAAAGATGAAGCGAGTCTATGGCTGACGCTAATTTAATTAGTACCGCAGCCGCACAAAGAACAGCGTGGCATGTGTCGATCCAAGACTTAACTCGTCAGCTATTTACAGTTTATGTGGAGTAACTCAGTGCAGGTTGCAGCTGCTCAGTGGACAGCTGACCGACCACGTCATGGACAAAAATCCTTTTTGGCTGCTGACTGAATTTGGATCAAGTCAAAATGGAAAATGTGCCTCAAAACCTTTGTTGATATTGTGATGAAGGACATGATTTGTGTCGCCCTCTTGCTGAGGTCAAATGCAGCTTTTGTGAcctcaaataataaaaatgagtaGGATGTAATAAAGGACAATAGGCCATTATTTATCACTTAAGTTTGCAGATTTTAAGTATTAAGTAGTACATTCATTTGTCCATGAAATGGTTTCATCGCTTTAGGGTCCTAACTATCCCATTGTACCCAACAAATAATTGAGTAAGGGTAGGGGACAGGGGAATATGGGTGGTTTAGATAATAAGGATGATTAAAATAAGTCAATATATTTCTTAGACGATCTCATCTgagttattttctttgtcttaGACATAGATTGTGAATTTTCTAACATTACTGTTTGCTATTTGCCGCTGCTCGGTAGTTTGGTTTATTTGTCAGCAGTTTCACGCAAAAACAGATTTCCACCAAACTTGATGAAAGGCtggggacatgggccaagaaagaggCCATCCAAATTTAGTACAGATCCTGTTGTTTGTATAATTTTCTTTAACAATGTAAGATACCTTTTGGGATATATTCACCCAAGTCctggagaataattcatggattctTGATAAAAAATCATCAGGCACATTCATGGGACTGATGTTTATgattgtgtgtaatttggtgcagtttgattgaatcTAATTGGACCTTGGCAGTGCTATATGCTCTACTTAGATCCATTgtagttttcttattaatataAGTAGTTATGAGTATATATCGTTTGTTTATTTagcatttacacatttatttaccTTTCTGTGTgaaattatttctatttattttagtATTTATCCTTTTCAAGTGAAAACGTTTAACCATGAGAGTGTACACAGATATCACCGGCTTTATAATTTATGAATGTTCAGTATAATCACTTTAtagttctttttgttttatgaatATGAGCGAGGActccacagtttacagttcTCTGTTGACATAACTTTCTTTGGCTCAATAAAacttattttaaacaaaaagtGTAACAATATAACATAAACCTATTAGACCACAGCATCATTTTGACATAATTGGAATTGTCCTGGAAAATCaagaaaggaaggaagtaaTAAATTGTATGCAATAGGAAATGTAAACACTAGAGGGTGCTGTTACATATTTTCCCCTCATATTCTGAACATCCCCTGGTAATAATCTATTTGGGGTCATTTAAAGCCACAGTATTCAAAGCTACAGTTCTTCAAATGTTCTTATTTTCATCAGCATGTGTGAAACCTGGCAGTATATCTTAAACAATAATTTCAGATGTACAGAAAAAGTACCACAAGCACAAGGAAAACAAAGCTTTAGTTTCCTCgtggtgaaagaaagaaagaaaaagtttcTAACTCTGAATTCACACATTAGATTTCATCTAATAGaaagaaacaataaacacataaatgTATTAGAATCTGTCATATTTCAAATACTCTGAAGCCTCAGATCCTGTAAACAGAAGAGAAATCAACCCTCTCAACACATCTCTCTGTGCCAGATCTGTATGTGTCTCTTGTAGCTGATGATAATCTATCATCTATTCACTCTCTCTCCATATCAGCCAGTTTCTCACTTTGGCCCGTACTCAACAAATTTTACCATTACCTCTCCATTtcgaacctctctctctctctctctctctctctctctctctctctctctctctctctctctctctctctctcactctctctctctctctctctctctctctctctctcctctctctctctctctctctcctctctctctctcctctctctctctctctctctctctcctctctctctctctctctctctctcattcctccACTTCGCCCACCCACACACTCctcatgtctccctctcatctccGAGCGCTCCTCATGCTCCTGAGCCGCGCGCCCTCGCCCGCTCCCTTGTCCATCACAGGGGGCAGGCCCTGCAAGGTGGTGATGGCTGTCTTGCTCCAGTGCTCCACCTCCTTGAAGATCCGATAAATCCAAAGCTTCAGCTCAAAACAGGCTGCTCGGACCTTCTAACTGCAAATGAGAAGGGGGGAGAGGTCACTAAGCTCTGCCTTTATATTCATCAGAAAACGTATAATCCCACCTCTGATGATGTCAGCACCTACCTCCAGTCCGTCCAAATTGGGGGTAAGGACTGCCGCGCCATCTACAGCCCTGAGGAGCTCTGTGTTGATCAGGAGAAGCGAGAGTCTGTCCCTCACCATTTTCCTCATGGTCTCGTAGTCTCCCTTCTTGCCGCCACCcagctcctgttcctctttggCGATGGCTCTCTCCAGCAAGCTGCGGCACTGTagcagagcagagtggaggCGCCAGAGCGTGTCCCCGGTGTCCAGCCTGCGAGGACGGAGGAGGGACAGACACCAGGCGACGGTCAGCCACCAAATCCTCCACGGTGaacttctccttctttctctgaaagagagaaaacaagtaGGTCACAAATTACCAACAGATGTGTGATATCATTCAtgatgaaaagaaagaggaggcggACTGGGAGAGTGAGGTGGACAAGTGGGTTGAGAAAACGCTTTGTGTCCCGGGTTAACCACACTGACGTCACTTTGGTTCAATTTGAAATATCCTTGTCTATTTGGCAACAGGGATTTGCTCATAGTTTGATAGGAACCCATTCAGACTCATAAATGCTGTTTCCCAGAATCAAACATACCGATGTGAAAGGTCATTCCTTGATGAGGAATTTGTGCTCAGCCTGAGTTTGATTAacgttaaaataaaataaaaaacacatgcacCTCACACTTTCAACATTTGAAACAAAGAATCATTATGATAACATTAACTAAATAATTTTTAGGAAATACACCGGTTCACTTTCTTAAAATAGAGCCAGCAGGTTTAGCAGAGAAGTTAAgtttaagtttggttttatttagtaaTTTGAGGCTAAATGCATCAGGACCTCTCTATGAGATATTTTCAATTGTTTCTGGAATTTGTGTAAAGTGGAaatgcatcgtccatctttacatacagtctatagTTTGGAGAGAGCCAGCTGCTGCCTCTAGCTTCTTATTTACCAAAGAAGGGGATAAGAATCACCTCGTATTACTTTGAACATGGATTTTAAATTCCAAATATCTTCAACTATtacttttatattaaatgtacCATATATAACTTTGGCCACAAGGAATCTGTCAATGTAGAGAAAAAGACCAAGTTTAGTGACCTTGGGTAAGCAGCATGGgctcatgggagttgttgttttCACCACCGTTGCGGATGAAAATCGACCTTACGAGACTCAGGCATGGATGAGGTCAAGTTTTATTCATTTCACGCAGCAAACACCAATGAATAATCACGATGTATTACGAGTGACTAAAACAAAtgtaagtaaaagtaaagtcgactggctaacaggctaacaggttGTTTTTACTGTGTCATATGTCGTTTGCCCTGGATGTTATAGTAGAGACGGATAAAGTCAAGGGTAAACAGGATATGATGCAATTAAAAGGGACCAAAATAAAATCTCCTGCTAgattaaatgaaagtgttgtcATACAACAACATGTATGACACAGCTCTAGTGATATTTAAAtgaattgttacatattatatagTATAAAATATACTTGtacgtttaaatggttttaaaatgtagttttttttacaaaggcAATTATTCTGTAatttacaatgtaaaaaaaaaaacagatgacgATGGTGTTGGGTCATCTCACAGGCATGACTGTAGCTGGCCTTCGCTTTAGTACTTAAGCGAGTTGTGAATCCCAGAGGCCTCCTTGTGACATTATACTGAGGTGTTAATGTTGAACCCTGCGTGAAAGTTAGTACCAGCGCGACAGAGTGGACTAATGTGACCTGTGAGTcgcggggtgggggggctgatgTTTACTAGTCTGACTGCAGTGGAAATGTCATCCAGGAAGCAGTAGTGTAGCCAGAAACTATATATTCtcgtatatatctatataactCGTAAACAACGACTCCAACTCTTGAAATGATTTAAGAGGCATCAAATTGAAGTAACTATTCAGCGATTTCCTACCAAACAAGTATGCAAGAGATATTCGGCCTGGGGCGACACAttaatatttcaattaaatacTGAAGTTATGTTTCTGCAGAGACAAATCTAATCACTTCATGTTGTGCTCAGTGGCAAGTGGCCGGTGCTGCAGGGTTTACAGAGACACCTTTCAAAAAAGAAATGCAAGTTGAAAACTGTTGGAGGATCT
This is a stretch of genomic DNA from Pleuronectes platessa chromosome 3, fPlePla1.1, whole genome shotgun sequence. It encodes these proteins:
- the cntf gene encoding LOW QUALITY PROTEIN: ciliary neurotrophic factor (The sequence of the model RefSeq protein was modified relative to this genomic sequence to represent the inferred CDS: deleted 2 bases in 2 codons) translates to MAERRTRTTAARATAIAEQLHHESCILLELYRKKEKFTVEDLVADRRLVSVPPPSSQLDTGDTLWRLHSALLQCRSLLERAIAKEEQELGGGKKGDYETMRKMVRDRLSLLLINTELLRAVDGAAVLTPNLDGLELEGPSSLFELKLWIYRIFKEVEHWSKTAITTLQGLPPVMDKGAGEGARLRSMRSARR